The segment atgttcgaaaatcctaagaggcaggcaagcaagaaattttacaacaaatgttccgaaaattctagacctcaaatcgtcttccgaacagatatttttccgaaaattgtcgttgggtgcccctcgtgtaactcgatgtaaaagcagTCTAGAAGTGTTGAGACTACCAAGAATGTCTTCattgcttgaaaaatttaaaaagggtatTTTCCGCGATGTTTACATTCTGCGGGTTCCCCACCCCCGTCACACCCCCCTCTTGAGCCAATCAAAGAGCACTTTCTGCGACATGTACCGCGGACCAAATATCGCTGTCACTACAATATGGCTGCTAGCTTCCTGGTAATTTCTACTCTTTCAATTATTGAAATCATGCTCCTGGAACGAAATGTAGACTCATTCACAGATTTGAATCAAGCCTTCTTTTGTGCGAGGAAGTTTTTGAACTGAATGAATGGAATCGGAACCGGAATTGATGCAATTCCCAATGGTAAGAGCTGTAAATTTCCGCTTCACGGAGCGttaacaaatgacactacattGTATCACTTTAATAAGACGGTTATTGGCAGCTAGAGATCTAACTACCTTTACAATCATTGCTAACTTTTACACTGTCGAATTAATATTATACAGGAACATGTGCAACCATTTTGAAACCGGTATTTTGTTCGTAGGGACCAGGTAATGAAATTGACGCCCGTAAATTAATCCTTTCGGAATGattttcaagcggtattcagtCTGGAAGGGGTGAATACCACCCAGAAATAACCCTGACTATGACCTGAAACTAAAACTTTGATCTATGCGGGTTTTTTACGTGCATAAAACTTGTCCAACGCTGACCGCCAACATTATAGTTTCTCAGCCATGATTTCAAACGGGGAAAGATTTTATGGACCCCCAAAGATAAACCAACACAATGTTAATGTAAAACTTTGAGTGGAATTTATTACCTCATTTTCAGTATCTGACACTTGTTAACAGTGGTAAGGTAggtggaagaaaatgaaatttccacaGAACAGCTGCTTTGTGCGAATCTCATAGATCATCTTAAGAACAATACAAGTATCTGCTAAATAATGCAGCTCCTGATCTGTGGCTTGTCAAAGGTGTATGTCTCTTGTAATAAACAAGAGACGCATATCGGAAGAACCTACATCACCCAAAACTCcactttaaattatttattttctgatgAATTTGTAACTAGTCAACTTTCTATTTCACTGGGCCAAGTAAGATCACTCTAGTACTGTGACCAAAACAAAAGGCTTCTTATGATGCATAGTAGATTAATGTACATACagcaatcaaattattttctcagAGTAAATGTGAGCCTTGCAGGTAAATGCACGTCAACTAAGCCActggagaaaagagaaaacccCCCAAACCGTAGCCTCGAACATCAGGATTTAAAACAACTTAAGGTGAGTGTGCTTATCATTTAGTTGCCCGGACCACATTCCTCAGGTGCATTTTGTGCAGTacaatttgcaaactttgttccaagtgcaaaacaactcaaaatgtTCGAATGTTTAAAGTCTTAAACCTACTCTCTCTGCTCAAACACCTCTCGGTTAACTCTCTGCTCTTCAGGGTCCTCTGACTGAAAATACCATGCCCATTTGCTCTCGCTGTCCGGAATACACCTTTGACGCATGAAGATAAGAGCAGAAAGCTGGCTGTGGTGATCTTGGTGGTAACCAATAGCAGTGGCAAACTTGGACAAGTTACACCACACATCTCCCCATCCTCTCTCCAGCTGCAGGTGTTTCAACCGTGGACAGATCATGACGAGGAAGCCAACATTTGCCAAGAATCGAAGTCTGCTTTTGGAACAGCAGAGCAATTCACAGAATGTTCTGACAAGAACCTGCCTTCGTTCTTCAGCGACATCACCAGAGTTCAAGCACTGGGCAATAAATGGTGCTAAATCCAGCATAACAGCAAGCCGTGTGTTACGTACTTCGCCAAGTGCCGCCAATGTGACTTTGTCAAGCTTATTCATCAGTGCACACACCTTGCAATCAGCATTCAGACATCTTCCTGTGACCCTGGCGACATCCGCACCCTCGTCTGTGCTGATGCAGTAAGGACAATTTTGATCATTGTTGTCTTGTGAATCACGAATGGCAGATTCCCCTAAGCATGTGCAGTCTGCCTGGCAAGCTCTCCAAAAGTCCTTGATCCTCTCTTGGACTTGTTGTGCGCGCTGCTCCTCATAGCTGTTGCGAGCTGCCCTCTGTCGAGCTTCTTCTATTGACTCTCTGCCTTCTACTGTTGCCTGCGCTGCCTACGAAAGAATCACAATGATCCAAAGTGTTGTCAGAAAACCTTTgtacctattattattataaaaatcccTAGCCTAATTCACTGTCATGAAAATGTTGACTTCATTTCACTTCAAGAGTGCTgtggtttcaaaacagcaatatttcTGTCCTGATATTGTCAAGTAAATTCCCAAAATATGTTAAAGGATGAAACCGGAAATAAATATTGTGAGGTAAGATTTTGGTGATTTAAATACTTGACAATATCAGGAATGgcatattgcttaattatatGATATTTTATAGAATGCATGGAAAGTGATTTAAGAATAATTCTTTGGCAGTTCTATAATATACCGCTATACACATGCTATTGACTTCAAAATcaattataaatatactatatGACGTTCTTGCTTTCACTGAAGCTCCTCTTTCTTCATTACATtatggaaataatttttcaatcaGCTTACCCGTTGTGGATCGCAGGGCTGATTGTTCCTCAGAAACTGCTCCAGCCTCTTTAGCGAGTCTTCATTTGGTATCCGAGTCGCCACAATTCCTGGCAGGGCCACCAGAATTTCCCTGGGGCTTCGTCTAGGCTGTTCTTGCTGTTCAGGTTCTCGTTGCTCAATGTTCCCCCGTTCCTGGTCTCTGGAGCTCACTGTGGTTGTGGCTGTGGCTGTGGCTTCCGGAGCTTGCCGTGAAGCAGCAGGTTTACGCCTTGGggtctgttgttttcttctatGTGACATTCCCGAGCTTCCACTTGGCCTGGCTGTTGCTGCTCTCACCTCCAGCTGCTGTGTCACCATCTGCCTTGTTGAGACATAACAGTGCAGTAGATTTTCCACATGTCTTGTGACAGCAACTGTGTATGCGTCTGTGTTTGTTGCTGGCATTCCTTGACTCTCTTCCCTGGGATCCCAGTCGACTGATAATCCTGACTCATCAGAACTGCTTGACGACTCAGCTTCCTGATCTTCATCGGCTGAGGTCTCAAGGACACCATTCCAGTGCACGGTACTTTTTCTTCTTAGGTCCTGTAATTTATCTCTTGGGACTGGTGCTAGTGTCAGGAAGTCGATTCCGAATCGTACTGTTAAATCGAGGAGGCGTGTAGGTTTCTCTCTCTGTCCGGCATATTTTATCGCACTGGCACGTGCCATCATGAGTTCGGACGTAGTCAGTCCTAGTCCCTGCACCATCTTTTGGGATACAAAAGCTGCGATGTCACCTGCAAGTCATACACATTAAGTCGCTTTTTAGCTATAACTTTGGACTGAAGATACAACCTTGTGGTGCTCGTTAAGAGTGGCTAGATGGGGCTTACAGATTTTCAATATATTTCACCCACAGACAAATTACTATATACAAGCTTGCATCTTCGTGTAGACAGACTAGCAAAATTTCAAGTCCTCTTCTGTTACACAGTAGAATCCATAGGAACCCTGTTGTCTCTGTAGTAGCTGCATTCCAAAAATTCAGTTATAATCAGCGTACTGCTGTAATCAACCGTTAGGCTATTTTATTTGAAGAGTGCTACACTATTGCATAGTATGAAacttaatagtaataaaatgccTAGTGAAAATTTCAGATGATAAAGCATTGTACTTCTGGTATTCTCACTCTGGTGGTAATACTCAATTTTTTGTAAGTACAAAAGTCTTGAAAAGGAGGTTACTTGGCCTCatttcaataaagacaaaagacaactaGTGACTCTTTTGAATTGGGTGACTGAATATTGACTAGCATTATAAATTAGTTACCTGCAGACAAGCTACGGACTGCCTGATTGGAGATACGGGCAGCAACAGTGATATTTCCCCTTAACAGGCCGCAGTGGTGGTCTGCAATGAGGCGGCGAGGAAAACCGTGCATAAACTGCACAGAGACATCACTCCAGTGGGGAGCCTTGAGAAACATGAGATTCCCAAACACGTCCAGACGTAGGTCCGCCAAGTTTCTGTCGAAGAGTGCATTGCCAGTTGTCATATTAACTCCTAAAGGCTGTCCTGCCTCACGGAAGATGGTCTCCTTGGAGAGCTGAGCTCGCCTCTCCTGCGAATGGTCTTGGGTGACTGGGTGATCACGCATCCAATCCTGCCTCTGTGTTGCATAACGCCAACAGTACTGCATGCATTGCTGCAAGTCTTCGAACAGCACCTCTTGATCTTGATCGTCAGGGAAAAGGCCGAGAGGCAGACGTAAGGTGTCGTACAAATACAGGATAAAGTTGAAGTCCAAGGGTTGCtctgtagatttagccaggccACGTGGAAAGTATGGGACAATTATTACTGGCTCCGAATCTTCACGCCTGTTGTCGAGGGCTACATGTGACATTGGTGTGTCTCTGGGCTGGGATCGGTcatcaataaatcccctgcaagAACATTAAATTCTCCTAGCTTAGTACAATATGGGTGAATACTGCATCTTGTATTCTCTTTTTCAGAACAAACATTAGAAAGTTCTCTCCCACTATAATtggacaatatttttatttcgtaattaattatttgtttccgTAATCCTGTTCAATCTAtggagacataattatttgactACCATGATTTGGGGTAATTCCACAGTACAATCCTCTAACACTTTGATAACATACACAAGAATCGGGAGCCCAGTAAAAACCAGCAAATGAGAGCCTTCGTTTTTCCTAGCTTGGCTGTGaaggttctaaaaaaaatattccactGAACTGGAAAATTAGGCTCCCCAGgttcttacttttaaaattaatgaaaggtGTTTGGATTGGTGGGTGTGGATATGCAATGGTTTAATCTCCATTTTGGTAACTGGTAGAGTTTCTTACATTCCCTGTGTGTATTCAGTGTTGGGCTGAATTTATCAATCTTATAAGCctaacagtttctttaaatctaGATTCTCatatgcaggtttttactgtacagcaTCCTTTTGGCACAGATGCTcttgaatgtccaatgtaactGAAATTGTACCTTTGTTCTTCTTCGTTGTCATCATTGCTAGTTTCGTCTTCATCTCCCTCCCTGGCAGACCCACGAGAACTGCAGGGAAAAGGAGAGGTACTGTTTGAATACCAAACCAATGCATCGGTGGAGTACTTGAAAACCACCCcgtttccccctcccccatttgGCTATCACATTCTACATTGCTTTGGTAGTTTATACAGGCATGTCTAGCCCCAAGTTGCATATTTTGAATCTTTTCAGGcaatgaaaaagtgtaaaataatcagttaatttTACCAAGTCTGTTCTGTTGAAAAAATCCTGTTatgtagtttttaaaatttttattaatttttgcagcTCAGATATATTTTTATCCTGGTTAGTACTTTGTTGAAATCATGCTGGTGTAAATTTTCctgacataataataatcatcatcatcatcatcatcatcatcacaaaatATATAGCACCCGTATCCTTAAAGTTCAAAACCGCtttacaacagcaaaaaaaagggGAGTTGTACATTTGTTTTTAGAAACCCAGGTGGCGTGAACTccattcaagaaaagaaaaaagacgacGTTCATCAAAGCATAACTTTTGTGGCCAGAAAATGTCTTGAGCAACTTTTAAATAATTGCCTCTGATCTgtactgaaaaagaaatatcaaataGGCTCACTATACATTTTGTTCTGCCTTTTCGAGTGAGGTCGACTAccaaaaacaagagagaaaaaaagctaCAAGACCAAAATAGCGACGACGATTTTAAAGGACCTGgattctccagaaaaaaaaataaataaataaaaaagaaattaagtgCTAACCCGCTTTCGACAGCTTCTGTTTCCACCAAGGACCTTGATTGCGACCTCGTAGCTGgtcgccgttttttttttagctggagGCATTCCTTTCCAAATTCAAGACCGACAGATCAGCTTCAGTTGAGGgcgaaaaggatttgaagtGCAAGAAGCTGGCTGGGTTTATTTATGTAGCTACCGAGGTTTATTTCAGGCCATAAAAGGATTGTCAGGTTTATTTATTCAAACTCGTATCTCGGTTAAATTCGATGCGCCACGAAAATAGGGACAAATAGTTCAAATTTACGAATTAATGGATCGAAAGATTCGCCCTGGAAGCATACTGTATGTTTTTGCTCAACTATTTGCAATAtcagttcattttttgttcgaGAAGTTCGCGGCGATGGCTCTCTTGTTTACTTGCCGGCTTTTAAAACTTGCCCAAATAAGGGCATCCATTGTAGAGGCGCAGAAATCTGCGCCTTCACAATGGAATGATTGACAGACGCGGCTAAGTTTGAACCATTACCTTTTTGGGCAACGCagttggcaagaaaaattctgttCTATAAACTTGTCTAAAAAATAAATCCTGCAAGCGGTGATacctaaaaacaataatttatatgCCCTAGAAAAAACTTCCTGCAGACATGcgggtttttgaaaaaaaattcatgcaccaaaaatatttcattccCCGCCGCCCCGGCCACCCATCcggttatttcttttttccgaataacaaaacccctatgcttgagtttgtgtgaggggtttttcttttttgcttttccttttttcttaatatgtaatttaataacgcctttatttataatgttttttttttttttttttttttccaggccccCCCAGCCACGGACCCGGTAGTGCAATGGTCAGTGCAATGGCCAGACGACATCACGATACTTAGCAGAGCCGGAGTGCAATGGCTCAGCCGAGCAACGCCTGATGTTTtttctgcctagattagcactaTGGCTACTTGCAGGgcataaaatattgtaagcttatggatcttaaataaaatacattgttgttggtgATCATGAAAAAGGTACCGTTTATTGTAACGGTAAACtcgtagaaagtgaaaaatttctgtgtaacaggggcacccaacgagaatatagttcaaaaccacttaaacatagcattgttaaacgtgttttagtatttaaacggtgggtATGGGCATAtatttatcccctataaatttttcatctgttcggatttcctagctgaaagtctagtgatccgaaaattttagggatcaaaacttacctgtttgaaaatttcaggggcgtagccaggatttttcaaagggggggtcaccatccggggatcgccgactatatatggtttataccgctaCTCTCCCTCGTGTAccagcgggctcagtcgtattatcgcggcatgaaggcccatattaactaaagacaagagccgttgacgaaaatactttacaaaaaatcaaattttacaaaagtgggcttttcaacaatggcttttacggccaagatattgtcatggcgttttcgccacctgaatattgtaggttgtttgctcaaaagaaggcctaccaagggggggtcacgggcaccccaggaccccccccccccctagctacgcccctgaatttcagccagaaaaaagcctcccgaaaattctaggtgacctttttagggtaaaaatccgttgaaaatgggcaattttaccattttttaggtgttcgaaaatcctaggagaggcaggcaagcaagaaattttacaacaaatgttccgaaaattctagacctcaaatcgtcttccgaacagatatttttccgaaaattgtcgttgggtgcccctcgtgtaactcgatgtaaaagcagTCTAGAAGTGTTGAGACTACCAAGAATGTCTTCattgcttgaaaaatttaaaaagggtatTTTCCGCGGTGTTTACATTCTGCGGGTTCCCCACCAATCAGTGAAAGGTTCCGGCaattctgcttttttacaaaaagattaactctgctacttgaaaagagcagaaaaattaactttctgcatacatttttcatagaacaacatgcaaaattgttaccttttttgttaatgCTAGTCGATTAGGTGAGAGGTTAAAAAAAGAtacctttttagaaaaaaaaaaaaggtcctgTTATAAGTTTTACTACCTTCAGGAACGTGTTCAACGAAGATCTCGGCAGCAGGTTGGGTTTTCGAAAACCACGAGAAGACACATGTCAGGTTTGTGACAGGACCTTAAACACGATAGGACGAATGACAAACGGCGCAACCGAGGACGGCGCCAGTAATGAAGAAGAACTTCAAAGAATAAGAACAGAACGTCAAAATCATTTAATTGAGGGCGAAAGGAGATATGCTGCCTTAAAGTATGACATGTTTGTTCTGTCTAAGAAACGGGTCAATGGGTGTACAGATGAAAGTTAGCAGATGGATTGTTGACGCTGATTTCCTCTTTGCTTTAGCTTGAGGGTCAAGAAAATGTAAAACTCAGTATAGTTAAGGTGAATAAAGTGTTGAAAGAATTTGTACTTGCTGAGTTCGAGTTGATTTGAGAGAAGGTGGGTAACTTTGTAGTTTGCGATTTGATGACACTAGTAATAGGCCCtctgcagctagccattcatgtggtacaaaaccgccatgctggagagcaaaagtcgcgctgggacaagacaaacaaaagacataccggcataattttaaatggtaattttctttgttagtcttgtcccagtgcgacttttgctctccagcacggcggttttgtaccacgtgaatgactagctgcaaagggcctattaccTTAGCCTACCAAAGCTAATCGCATGTCTCAGATCAAGGCTTTGTTAACTTGAGGAAAGTACAACCTTCCTATGCCTTATGATAGGTGGGTAGCCCTCCCTCCTACCACGAAACATGGGCCTGAATCCGGAAAAGGGTTGCGTATTTGTTATAtatctgttttaaaaatatcGCCCTCCTCGAATTGTCATCccttttaattattcattacaTAAAAAAGTCCCCGTACTGATACAAAATACACACCGCATCACGGAAAAAGATTCACTTAAACACATTCAATTCCAGttaaaaaaagtacaggaaaccGTGAGCCATGGCAGACTGAACAGAGATATTTAGAGTCTCTTTTACGGAAAAgagcaaacgtcagattcaagttgagaatttcacAACAAGAAACAGGGaacacttggtcacgtggtacaaattcacgtttgccgtttgccgcaaACGTGACTCTTGGCTccaaaagggagcttaagcaacagcgtttttgagcgacggacgtcaaccggaagtgggctTTTTGCAACATTGGGCAGTGGATGGGTTCAAAATCCCGGgcaaatcgtctttataagagaaaagaaacttagaaatacaaattttttagcgtcaaggcatataaaagaagagaaggcctcacttccggttgacgtgcatcgcTCAAAGTCGTCTTTGCTTAGGGTCCCTAATGTGAAGACAACTGTGTGCAAGACCTGCGCGCGCTCTCTTAAGTTTCTCTTCCAATGACTGTCGCAAACGTAAGTGATAAcggtagtgtttttttttttgaatatcgAGCCACTAGCGCAAGCTGTAAATAACTGAAGACAtaagtttcaaagtaaactgAGTACTGCGTTAAAGAGGGCACGATGTGTTAAGCCTCACGTAGTCAGGCCCCTTTGCATGGACTAAAATGGCCTCGAAAACGCTTACTTTGCATATGGATTTTCACAAAAGCTTACCTACACCAAAGGTGTCTTCTCAAGACTGGTATTACTCAAAAAAGCTCAGAACAAGCCTAATGGGTATATACTGCGCAAACCAGGAGGTTATACACTGTTTTATGTACGACGAGTCTATTGCTGGTGGAGGCCCAAATGAAGTGATCTCAATCTTGGactattttctcaaaaaacttcaGACGGAGCAAGGCCGAGACAGGTATGACCATCTTATAGTGTGGTGTGACAATTCTCCGGCTCAGTTTAAGcaaaactttctatttttttatatggATTACCTGGTCACAAGAGGAGACTTCCTACGAACagacttaaaatttttgttggagggCCACTCGTATAGTGTGTGCGATAGATATTTTGGAAacattcaaaaagtttttaacgcccaagagaaaattgaaacacCCAAAGACTGGGAAAACGTTCTAGTCAGCAGTGGTTTATCAAACGTCAAGGTCTATTGGGTAGGTCTGGACATGATAAAGGACtacaagtcatttttaaagttaaaatacgtCAGTAGAAACGAAGATTTACAGCACGAGAAATTTGAGGTCAAAGAAATCGCGTGGATTAATGTTGGAATTGGGGAACAGCCTGATGACAGGGGCAATCTGAAAGTTGTAGATCATCCCGACTGCGCCTTCGTGCGTTTCACTATTGACCCAAAACAGCAACCCAGGCTAGTTTCGTACACAAAGAAAAGGCAAGCAACTCCACTGCGAATAGACCTACTGACCACACTGAGGCAGGAACTAAGGCCAAGTCGTGAAGATGTAAAGCAGCAGTGTCTAAATCTAGCTAGAAAATATTTAAGTGAACGTGCCGAGCGTTTTTATGCTGCCCTACCATGTATCCAAGAGGGGAGCGAGATTGACGATTGAAGGTTATCATTATATACCTTTCACTTGAACATTGATCGTGTGTCCTAATTAGCTTCCTCTTTAACGTAGCACCTCAGTTTCCTTCGCCTTGCCTTTGTCTTACAGTAAAACGTACCAAgagactaagaacctggatttttcaaagttatcctaaacaggttattcttttcaatatataaatggtagttagtaCAGGttaaggctatttaggttcttacaTAGGTTATGTTCTGAATAAGAAACATACAATATAGCCAAGAGAATTTAgtggttcagcttattcctcatataaaatCTGCACACCAAATAAGACgttatgtaaaaatgaccatATAAAGAAAACCTTAAGTATTGACCTCATTGGCATTTAAACAGTCCAGTTAGAGCGATAATGCAGGTATGTCTTCAAAGAGGATTCTGAACAGTGACTGATCTAACTTTTGCCCAAGGGTACAGGCAAattttttcagagattttagaaactaagaaattgtttcaatttcTAGACTAAACAGGTTCGTAAAATATAGGTTCTTAGGCaaggggtttcactgtatagcACCATTTTATCATTCGCTAATAAATaaatcgttgttgttgttgaaaactaCTGTTTGCTGCTTGACCGTTCCGGTACGACAGTGAGTTAGAAAGCTACACTAGCCAATGGTTGGGATTCTGAGATAGGtacctttttctaaaatcagacagataattattaattaattaattattaattatctgtctgattttggaaaaaggtaccctacAACAGAAGAGGGTCTGTAACAAATGTGTGTCTTTTCTGTGGTTTCAATATTGACTTAACTTCTAAATTACCAAAAAGGCCTTAGAGTGGCCAAGCTTCTTTCAAGTATGGTAGAAATTGGCTAATGAGCCACACCCCTTCTCCCCCTATTCCCCTCACCCCTGCATCCGAGGCCCTTGTCCTAACAGCTTATATGGGCCGgagcagaaaaacaataaactaacagCGTGCAATGACTTCAATGCTTGCGTGCATGACCACTACTGTATAACGGAACGTTAGATAGCTACTCTAGCCAATAGTTGGGACTCTGAGAAAGGTGCCCTTTCCTAAAATcagacagaaaattaatatgtggtaatttcccaaatgactTTCTCCACTGGCCAGCTATCTGCTGCAGTAAGTATTCAAGCGGTACACAAATCATTACTTATCCAGTTACAGTGaataatatgtggtaatttcctaATGACAAGGTAACAAATCTCGGATTACGCCGTTTTACGCTATTTAGAAAAAGACGGACAATTATTTTGCGCGCCCTTCAATAGAGAGGGCCTGGGCTCCACCAGAGTCGACGCAGTAAGAGACAAAACTGCGGAATCCAACTTCGCTTGAATTGGAAATATCATCAGTCGCCTCCAtacgaatttgacaaaagaaaagcTTAGGAGAAACATGTCCTCTACGGCGGGGTAAGTTACCATGATAACTGAGTTAGCGGGTGGCTGATCGAATTGGCCCGCGTGTGAGGATAGCCGCCGCCATTTTAGCTGCACGATTCGTGTCTCGTTTTCCTTGATT is part of the Porites lutea chromosome 5 unlocalized genomic scaffold, jaPorLute2.1 SUPER_5_unloc_3, whole genome shotgun sequence genome and harbors:
- the LOC140925414 gene encoding uncharacterized protein — protein: MVQGLGLTTSELMMARASAIKYAGQREKPTRLLDLTVRFGIDFLTLAPVPRDKLQDLRRKSTVHWNGVLETSADEDQEAESSSSSDESGLSVDWDPREESQGMPATNTDAYTVAVTRHVENLLHCYVSTRQMVTQQLEVRAATARPSGSSGMSHRRKQQTPRRKPAASRQAPEATATATTTVSSRDQERGNIEQREPEQQEQPRRSPREILVALPGIVATRIPNEDSLKRLEQFLRNNQPCDPQRAAQATVEGRESIEEARQRAARNSYEEQRAQQVQERIKDFWRACQADCTCLGESAIRDSQDNNDQNCPYCISTDEGADVARVTGRCLNADCKVCALMNKLDKVTLAALGEVRNTRLAVMLDLAPFIAQCLNSGDVAEERRQVLVRTFCELLCCSKSRLRFLANVGFLVMICPRLKHLQLERGWGDVWCNLSKFATAIGYHQDHHSQLSALIFMRQRCIPDSESKWAWYFQSEDPEEQRVNREVFEQRE
- the LOC140925409 gene encoding uncharacterized protein, with translation MSHVALDNRREDSEPVIIVPYFPRGLAKSTEQPLDFNFILYLYDTLRLPLGLFPDDQDQEVLFEDLQQCMQYCWRYATQRQDWMRDHPVTQDHSQERRAQLSKETIFREAGQPLGVNMTTGNALFDRNLADLRLDVFGNLMFLKAPHWSDVSVQFMHGFPRRLIADHHCGLLRGNITVAARISNQAVRSLSAGN